The following are encoded in a window of Echeneis naucrates chromosome 19, fEcheNa1.1, whole genome shotgun sequence genomic DNA:
- the LOC115059743 gene encoding zinc finger protein 37-like: protein MEDISERNCTIFPLPALRLLVSPMQLVAAAVWQTMQQKIVSDYGILEEFVSLVTDIIPELLTTCQRAQLILGLRAKLILGLCQCETSADSQIVQPHLDRIQSLIKGWVVEAGVTDMEASNSGFVDLVTAMMTNPDERENFFQKVFPEEFGSKFDEALCSLMRLLLSRLEKFLPLQTFQQVASMLGDVSSVLEDCMETVTQCEELRTTLQSHKNRSQQDHNDASLDGTCIISALRLHSVKTTAAHKAQVHNKVTDQELSCTSELERDPSSLTHTKQPNHVTFTENPACDIKTENTNWIPMESETAVVFRDITRHEESVCPSQSPAQDASGLLKQCCVRLERLDVPLYLHSQPVRQNRGLKMKLRGKRGVYDGAHTASRKTKPLSQAPTEISDSEDSSNFNKEPSHMGPTSNWSEDGSWSYYSDEDSCQRSPSSSLSMTDSWSNYSGDSSSWTPLSSSSDCDSLSNSSNEESLLNGPNTLSATSGNLSISNIRASTTRKNSNSYCFICKEHINERTGLKSHMKTHFPTGDYACPRCDSRFKVFTSFKKHLRRTCFEYSKQEVNPEKPDDTKNLYKCDKCQEAFRYKVSLDRHKLTHSDLYCSVCRKVLKDTVALARHKVSHTLFHCTRCEETFTLFLPLFRHFENIHKISRPFKCGHCPKTFPRLRFLILHEWTHTGHLPFQCSLCSCRFKYDADLVCHERVHTKEKPYLCSKCGKTFSHNSNLLRHMNLVHSELRNEKKHSCSQCDKSFKEKGALKKHQRVKHLNEVFRHPCPFCGKMVSASTLARHKLIHMGVKPFKCTVPDCDKYFRSTSEVKKHVLIQHTTERPYKCDVCGKGFIRMFLLRSHAKIHSGEKPFVCHICGKAFPKLYSMQRHKNLIHRFVTR from the exons aTGGAGGATATTTCTGAAAGAAACT GTACCATCTTCCCTCTTCCCGCTTTGCGCCTTCTGGTCTCTCCGATGCAATTGGTTGCGGCAGCAGTCTGGCAGACTATGCAGCAGAAAATTGTGTCTGATTATGGGATCCTTGAGGAGTTTGTTTCCTTGGTTACGGACATTATCCCAGAGCTGCTCACTACTTGCCAGAGGGCTCAACTGATCCTGGGCCTCAGAGCAAAG CTAATCCTGGGTTTATGTCAGTGTGAAACATCTGCTGACTCTCAGATTGTTCAGCCACACTTGGACAGAATACAGAGCCTCATCAAGGGGTGGGTGGTGGAG GCTGGTGTTACTGACATGGAGGCCTCAAACTCAGGCTTTGTGGATCTTGTTACAGCCATGATGACAAATCCTGACGAGAGGGAAAACTTCTTTCAG AAAGTTTTCCCTGAAGAGTTTGGTTCCAAATTTGATGAAGCACTTTGCTCCTTGATGAGGCTGCTTCTGTCCAGACTGGAAAAATTTCTTCCTCTTCAAACATTCCAGCAG GTTGCCTCAATGTTGGGTGATGTTTCCTCTGTTCTAGAGGACTGTATGGAGACTGTGACTCAGTGTGAGGAGCTCAGAACAACGCTGCAGAGTCATAAAAATCGCAGCCAGCAAGATCACAATG aTGCTTCTTTAGATGGCACCTGCATCATTTCAGCTCTCAGACTTCACTctgtgaaaacaacagcagcacataAAGCACAAGTACACAACAAAGTAACAGATCAGGAGCTATCATGTACCTCAGAGCTGGAGAGGGATCCTTCATCACTGACTCATACAAAACAGCCAAACCATGTCACATTCACAGAGAACCCAGCATGTGACAtcaagactgaaaacactaatTGGATTCCTATGGAAAGTGAAACAGCAGTGGTTTTCAGAGACATCACAAGACACGAGGAAAGTGTGTGTCCTTCACAAAGCCCTGCACAAGATGCTTCTGGCCTTCTGAAGCAGTGCTGTGTTCGGCTAGAAAGACTTGACGTGCCGCTGTATTTACATTCCCAACCtgtgagacaaaacagaggcctgaaaatgaaactgagagggaagagaggagttTATGACGGGGCTCACACTGCTTCTaggaaaacaaaaccactgaGCCAGGCTCCCACGGAAATCTCTGACAGTGAGGATTCAAGCAACTTCAACAAAGAGCCCTCCCACATGGGTCCTACTAGCAACTGGAGTGAAGACGGCTCGTGGTCTTACTACTCAGATGAAGACTCTTGCCAGAGGTCTCCTAGCAGTAGTCTCAGTATGACGGATTCATGGTCCAACTACTCAGGTGATTCCTCTTCTTGGACTCCTCTCAGCAGTTCATCTGACTGTGATTCATTATCTAACTCCTCAAATGAGGAGTCTCTCCTCAATGGTCCTAACACTTTATCAGCTACTAGTGGAAACCTGAGCATTTCTAACATCAGAGCCAGCACTACTAGAAAAAACAGTAATAGTTACTGCTTCATTTGCAAGGAACATATTAATGAGAGGACAGGTCTGAAATCTCACATGAAAACTCACTTTCCCACCGGTGACTATGCCTGCCCTCGATGCGACAGCAGATTTAAAGTCTTCACATCTTTTAAGAAGCACTTACGCAGAACATGCTTCGAGTACAGTAAGCAGGAGGTGAACCCAGAGAAACCAGATGATACCAAGAATCTttataaatgtgacaaatgcCAAGAAGCATTCAGGTACAAAGTTTCACTGGACAGGCACAAACTGACCCACAGTGACCTGTACTGCAGCGTGTGCAGGAAGGTGTTAAAAGACACGGTGGCGTTGGCACGACACAAGGTCTCACATACCCTGTTTCATTGTACCCGGTGTGAGGAGACCTTCACTCTCTTTTTGCCCTTATTCAGGCACTTTGAAAACATCCACAAAATCAGCAGACCGTTTAAATGCGGCCACTGTCCAAAAACTTTCCCCAGGCTCCGGTTCCTCATCCTGCATGAATGGACGCACACAGGTCACCTTCCGTTCCAGTGTtctctgtgcagctgcagaTTCAAATACGATGCAGATCTCGTTTGCCACGAGAGAGTCCACACTAAGGAGAAACCCTACCTGTGTTCCAAGTGCGGCAAGACCTTCTCCCATAATTCCAACCTGCTGCGGCACATGAACCTTGTCCACAGTGAGTTGCGAAATGAGAAGAAGCATTCTTGCTCTCAATGTGACAAATCCTTCAAAGAGAAAGGAGCTCTGAAAAAGCACCAGAGGGTCAAACACTTGAATGAAGTCTTTCGTCATCCTTGTCCCTTCTGTGGGAAGATGGTCTCTGCATCAACGCTTGCCAGACATAAATTAATCCATATGGGAGTGAAACCTTTCAAATGCACTGTGCCTGATTGTGACAAATACTTCAGGTCAACTTCTGAAGTGAAGAAGCATGTTCTCATACAACACACTACAGAGAGACCTTATAAATGTGATGTCTGTGGAAAGGGCTTCATAAGAATGTTTCTTCTCAGGTCACATGCTAAAATACACTCAGGAGAAAAGCCATTTGTTTGCCATATCTGTGGAAAGGCTTTCCCCAAGCTCTATAGcatgcagagacacaaaaatcTTATACATAGATTTGTGACACGTTAA
- the LOC115059744 gene encoding zinc finger protein 175-like — protein MEDIPERNCTIFPLPALRLLVSPMQLVAAAVWQTMQQKIVSDYGILEEFVSLVTDIIPELLTTCQRAQLILGLRAKLILGLCQCETSADSQIVQPHLDRIQSLIKGWVVEAGVTDMEASNSGFVDLVTAMMTNPDERENFFQKVFPEEFGSKFDEALCSLMRLLLSRLEKFLPLQTFQQVASMLGDVSSVLEDCMETVTQCEELRTTLQSHKNRSQQDHNDASLDGTCIISALRLHSVKTTAAHKAQVHNKVTDQELSCASELERDPSSLTHTKQPNHDTFTENPACDIKTENTNWIPMESETAVVFRDITRHEESVCPSQSPAQDASGLLKQCCVRLERLDVPLYLHSQPVRQNRGLKMKLRGKRGVYDGAHTASRKTKPLSQAPTEISDSEDSSNFNKEPSHMGPTSNWSEDGSWSYYSDEDSCQRSPSSSLSMMDSWSNYSGDSSSWIPLSSSSDCDSLSNSSNEESLLNGPNTSSATSGNLSISNIRASTTKKNSNGYCFICKEHINERTGLKSHMKTHFPTGDYACPRCDSRFKVFTSFKTHLRRTCFEYSKQEVNPEKPDDTKNLYKCDKCQEAFRYKVSLDRHKLTHSDLYCSVCRKVLKDTVALARHKVSHTLFHCTRCEETFTLFLPLLRHFENIHKISSPFKCGHCPKTFPRLRFLILHEWTHTGHLPFQCSLCSCRFKSDADLIYHERVHTKEKPYLCSKCGKTFSHNSNLLRHMNLVHSELRNEKKHSCSQCDKSFKEKGALKKHQRVKHLNEVFRHPCPFCGKMVSASTLARHKLIHTGEKPFKCTVPDCDKSFRSTSEVKKHVLIQHTTERPYKCDVCGKGFIRMFLLRSHAKIHSGEKPFVCHICGKAFLKLYSMQRHKNLIHRFVTH, from the exons aTGGAGGATATTCCTGAAAGAAACT GTACCATCTTCCCTCTTCCCGCTTTGCGCCTTCTGGTCTCTCCGATGCAATTGGTTGCGGCAGCAGTCTGGCAGACTATGCAGCAGAAAATTGTGTCTGATTATGGGATCCTTGAGGAGTTTGTTTCCTTGGTTACGGACATTATCCCAGAGCTGCTCACTACTTGCCAGAGGGCTCAACTGATCCTGGGCCTCAGAGCAAAG CTAATCCTGGGTTTATGTCAGTGTGAAACATCTGCTGACTCTCAGATTGTTCAGCCACACTTGGACAGAATACAGAGCCTCATCAAGGGGTGGGTGGTGGAG GCTGGTGTTACTGACATGGAGGCCTCAAACTCAGGCTTTGTGGATCTTGTTACAGCCATGATGACAAATCCTGACGAGAGGGAAAACTTCTTTCAG AAAGTTTTCCCTGAAGAGTTTGGTTCCAAATTTGATGAAGCACTTTGCTCCTTGATGAGGCTGCTTCTGTCCAGACTGGAAAAATTTCTTCCTCTTCAAACATTCCAGCAG GTTGCCTCAATGTTGGGTGATGTTTCCTCTGTTCTAGAGGACTGTATGGAGACTGTGACTCAGTGTGAGGAGCTCAGAACAACGCTGCAGAGTCATAAAAATCGCAGCCAGCAAGATCACAATG ATGCTTCTTTAGATGGCACCTGCATCATTTCAGCTCTCAGACTTCactctgtaaaaacaacagcagcacataAAGCACAAGTACACAACAAAGTAACGGATCAGGAGCTATCATGTGCCTCAGAGCTGGAGAGGGATCCTTCATCACTGACTCATACAAAACAGCCAAACCATGACACATTCACAGAGAACCCAGCATGTGACAtcaagactgaaaacactaatTGGATTCCTATGGAAAGTGAAACAGCAGTGGTTTTCAGAGACATCACAAGGCATGAGGAAAGTGTGTGTCCTTCACAAAGCCCTGCACAAGATGCTTCTGGCCTTCTGAAGCAGTGCTGTGTTCGGCTAGAAAGACTTGACGTGCCGCTGTATTTACATTCCCAACCtgtgagacaaaacagaggcctgaaaatgaaactgagagggaagagaggagttTATGACGGGGCTCACACTGCTTCTaggaaaacaaaaccactgaGCCAGGCTCCCACGGAAATCTCTGACAGTGAGGATTCAAGCAACTTCAACAAAGAGCCCTCCCACATGGGTCCTACTAGCAACTGGAGTGAAGACGGCTCGTGGTCTTACTACTCAGATGAAGACTCTTGCCAGAGGTCTCCTAGCAGTAGTCTCAGTATGATGGATTCATGGTCCAACTACTCAGGTGATTCCTCTTCTTGGATTCCTCTCAGCAGTTCATCTGACTGTGATTCATTATCTAACTCCTCAAATGAGGAGTCTCTCCTCAATGGTCCTAACACTTCATCAGCTACTAGTGGAAACCTGAGCATTTCTAACATCAGAGCCAGCACTactaaaaaaaacagtaatggTTACTGCTTCATTTGCAAGGAACATATTAATGAGAGGACAGGTCTGAAATCTCACATGAAAACTCACTTTCCCACCGGTGACTATGCCTGCCCTCGATGCGACAGCAGATTTAAAGTCTTCACATCTTTCAAGACGCACTTACGCAGAACATGCTTCGAGTACAGTAAGCAGGAGGTGAACCCAGAGAAACCAGATGATACCAAGAATCTttataaatgtgacaaatgcCAAGAAGCATTCAGGTACAAAGTTTCACTGGACAGGCACAAACTGACCCACAGTGACCTGTACTGCAGCGTGTGCAGGAAGGTGTTAAAAGACACGGTGGCGTTGGCACGACACAAGGTCTCACATACCCTGTTTCATTGTACCCGGTGTGAGGAGACCTTCACTCTCTTTTTGCCCTTACTCAGGCACTTTGAAAACATCCACAAAATCAGCAGTCCGTTTAAATGCGGCCACTGTCCAAAAACTTTCCCCAGGCTCCGGTTCCTCATCCTGCATGAATGGACGCACACAGGTCACCTTCCGTTCCAGTGTtctctgtgcagctgcagaTTCAAATCCGACGCAGATCTCATTTACCACGAGAGAGTCCACACTAAGGAGAAACCATACCTGTGTTCCAAGTGCGGCAAGACCTTCTCCCATAATTCCAACCTGCTGCGGCACATGAACCTCGTCCACAGTGAGTTGCGAAATGAGAAGAAGCATTCTTGCTCTCAATGTGACAAATCCTTCAAAGAGAAAGGAGCTCTGAAAAAGCACCAGAGGGTCAAACACTTGAATGAAGTCTTTCGTCATCCTTGTCCCTTCTGTGGGAAGATGGTCTCTGCATCAACGCTTGCCAGACATAAATTAATCCATACAGGAGAGAAGCCTTTCAAATGCACTGTGCCTGATTGTGACAAATCCTTCAGGTCAACTTCTGAAGTGAAGAAGCATGTTCTCATACAACACACTACAGAGAGACCTTATAAATGTGATGTCTGTGGAAAGGGCTTCATAAGAATGTTTCTTCTGAGGTCACATGCTAAAATACACTCAGGAGAAAAGCCATTTGTTTGCCATATCTGTGGAAAGGCTTTCCTCAAGCTCTATAGcatgcagagacacaaaaatcTTATACATAGATTTGTGACACATTAA
- the LOC115059855 gene encoding ER lumen protein-retaining receptor 2, translated as MNIFRLTGDLSHLAAIIILLLKIWKTRSCAGISGKSQVLFALVFTTRYLDLLTSFISLYNTTMKIIYIGCAYATVYLIYIKFKATYDGNHDTFRVEFLVVPVGGLAFLVNHDFSPLEILWTFSIYLESVAILPQLFMISKTGEAETITTHYLFFLGLYRALYLINWIWRFYFEGFFDMIAIVAGVVQTILYCDFFYLYVTKVLKGKKLSLPA; from the exons ATGAACATCTTCAGGCTAACCGGCGATCTCTCTCACCTAGCCGCCATCATCATCCTGCTGCTAAAAATATGGAAAACCAGGTCTTGTGCCG GTATCTCTGGAAAGAGTCAGGTCCTGTTTGCCTTGGTGTTCACCACCCGTTACCTGGATCTGCTCAcctccttcatctctctctatAACACCACCATGAAG ATCATCTACATTGGATGTGCATACGCCACCGTGTACCTCATCTACATTAAGTTCAAGGCAACTTATGATGGGAACCATGACACATTCAGAGTGGAATTCCTGGTTGTCCCTGTTGGTGGCCTGGCTTTCTTGGTGAACCATGACTTCTCTCCTCTGGAG ATCCTGTGGACATTCTCCATCTACCTGGAGTCTGTGGCCATTCTGCCCCAGCTCTTTATGATCAGCAAGACGGGTGAGGCTGAAACCATCACCACCCATTACCTTTTCTTCCTGGGACTCTACAGAGCCCTCTACCTCATCAACTGGATATGGAGGTTCTACTTTGAGGGATTCTTCGACATGATAGCCATTGTTGCTGGTGTGGTGCAGACCATCCTGTACTGTGACTTCTTCTATTTGTATGTAACAAAAG tgctgaaaggaaaaaagctGAGTCTGCCAGCTTAA